A section of the Bradyrhizobium oligotrophicum S58 genome encodes:
- the mobF gene encoding MobF family relaxase — translation MVASISARGNAASAARYYSHLQRDDYYSRDGEPPGRWAGKGAERLSLDGLVTQTEFDAALRGIDPKTGERLAQLGGREHAAGWDMTFSAPKSVSVLWALSEAPERQMIAQAHRSAVLAASTQLEATAGWARRGRAGATREQTAGLLMAQFDHHTSRESDPQLHTHTFVFNLAPRRDGSWGAIVSRELYKAQKQAGAAYRRTLASELERQGLRLERQKDTFRVAAIPRHIERAFSKRRQAIEEAAKAHGYSTPKGMELATLRTRRPKRDAKLSELTSHWQAEAKALGCDLGRSRDHMHVTTSGRSHAELSGGRGQGRSPVAQPSPPAALAAGQPTRHRSAAQLGSRLGQVLRALDQPAGMSGVRIKLRYREYERE, via the coding sequence ATGGTGGCGTCCATCTCAGCCCGCGGGAACGCGGCTTCCGCTGCGCGCTACTACAGCCACCTGCAGCGCGACGACTACTACAGCCGGGACGGCGAGCCGCCCGGCCGCTGGGCCGGCAAAGGGGCCGAGCGGCTCAGCCTCGACGGGCTGGTGACGCAAACCGAGTTCGACGCTGCGCTACGCGGAATCGATCCCAAGACCGGCGAGCGGCTGGCGCAGCTCGGCGGCCGCGAGCACGCGGCTGGCTGGGACATGACCTTCAGCGCGCCGAAATCGGTCTCGGTGCTCTGGGCGCTCTCCGAGGCTCCCGAGCGCCAGATGATCGCCCAGGCCCATCGGTCGGCCGTGCTGGCGGCTTCCACTCAATTGGAAGCGACCGCCGGCTGGGCCAGGCGAGGCCGGGCCGGCGCCACCCGAGAGCAAACCGCGGGGCTGCTGATGGCCCAATTCGATCATCACACCAGCCGCGAGTCCGACCCGCAGCTGCACACCCACACCTTCGTCTTCAACCTCGCCCCACGGCGCGACGGCAGCTGGGGCGCGATCGTCAGCCGCGAGCTCTACAAGGCGCAGAAGCAGGCCGGGGCCGCTTACCGCCGAACCCTTGCTTCCGAGCTCGAACGACAAGGCCTCCGACTGGAGCGGCAGAAGGACACGTTTCGAGTGGCGGCCATCCCGCGCCATATTGAGCGCGCCTTCTCCAAGCGGCGCCAGGCCATTGAGGAAGCCGCGAAGGCCCATGGCTACAGTACGCCCAAGGGCATGGAGCTGGCGACCCTGCGCACGCGCCGCCCCAAGCGAGATGCTAAGCTCAGCGAGCTCACCAGCCATTGGCAAGCCGAGGCCAAGGCGCTGGGCTGTGATCTCGGCAGGAGCCGTGATCACATGCACGTCACGACCAGCGGCCGTTCTCACGCGGAGCTCTCGGGAGGGAGAGGCCAAGGCCGCTCACCGGTCGCTCAACCATCACCGCCGGCAGCTTTGGCAGCAGGTCAGCCAACCCGGCACCGCAGCGCCGCCCAACTCGGCTCTCGTCTCGGCCAGGTCCTCCGCGCGCTGGATCAGCCGGCTGGCATGTCTGGCGTGAGGATCAAGCTCCGCTACCGCGAGTACGAGCGGGAATGA
- a CDS encoding type IV secretion system DNA-binding domain-containing protein, whose protein sequence is MTRRLRIICFLAAMGCFAVAASISYLGFEVWPLSATLADGRSAEIKPADIQVCIRGRGLAWLGDRSGEVSWQACREWFTRYQALTGFELRFWSVIGASLAGLLALFGFALSLRLDSVSLKVLRGARLQTGRQGLKAFARAAAAECQVHGKGVELMPSVPFGREREARHFLIVGSVGGGKTQTMLHLINEAFSRGDGLLVLDTKGDMMGGLPADGDPLLVAPHDRRSLVWDVAADCSIKQDARELAARFIPPSSDPMWSQAAQEVFVACLVHLQATRGKDWSWSDLERVVTADVDKLAGFAKVHNPNALRLLDQPDSKTTLSILTTFQTHMRIVSVLAEAWSDPSARRFSIRSWLHHPTRYRPLILQHDPGYPELSRIWIGSMLGLLASAVGSPTLAESRERRVWLFLDEFPQLPPIKQFPTFLELGRSKGVAVVIGAQDTAQIRAVYGQDQAKSWFGMTGTKIITRINASEAAEDISRLIGEQEVERRTKSSTHTGGKTSVTESTQREMRRVITASELGSRLGPTKDGVRVLLVGLGEDVYELELPYLKLRQLREPIMPADWTRPFSDKRLSRQDGGEAGPTPTPPSARLTKDLAAQILKRRE, encoded by the coding sequence ATGACCCGGCGTTTGCGGATCATTTGCTTTCTCGCTGCCATGGGCTGCTTCGCGGTTGCGGCGAGCATCTCGTATCTCGGATTCGAGGTCTGGCCCCTGAGCGCTACGTTGGCAGACGGCCGGAGCGCTGAAATCAAGCCGGCGGACATCCAAGTCTGCATCAGAGGGCGTGGCTTGGCTTGGCTGGGAGACCGCTCCGGCGAGGTCTCTTGGCAGGCTTGCCGAGAGTGGTTCACGCGATATCAAGCTCTAACCGGCTTCGAGCTTCGTTTCTGGAGCGTCATCGGCGCCAGTCTTGCGGGCTTATTGGCGCTGTTCGGGTTTGCGCTGAGTCTTCGACTGGATTCGGTTTCGCTCAAGGTTCTTCGCGGAGCACGGCTGCAAACCGGCCGCCAAGGATTGAAGGCGTTCGCCCGCGCGGCCGCCGCGGAGTGCCAAGTACATGGGAAGGGTGTTGAGTTGATGCCGTCTGTGCCGTTCGGCCGTGAGCGGGAGGCGCGGCATTTCCTGATCGTCGGCAGCGTTGGCGGAGGCAAGACTCAGACCATGCTTCACCTGATCAACGAGGCATTCTCCCGCGGAGATGGCCTTCTGGTGCTCGACACCAAAGGCGACATGATGGGCGGGCTTCCAGCCGATGGGGACCCGCTCCTCGTCGCGCCCCACGATCGGAGATCGCTGGTCTGGGACGTAGCAGCCGACTGCAGCATCAAGCAGGACGCCCGCGAGCTTGCCGCCCGGTTCATTCCACCAAGTTCCGACCCGATGTGGTCGCAGGCGGCACAGGAGGTCTTCGTCGCCTGTCTTGTCCATCTACAGGCGACCAGGGGTAAGGATTGGAGTTGGAGTGATCTGGAACGGGTCGTGACCGCCGATGTCGATAAGCTTGCCGGCTTCGCCAAGGTTCACAACCCGAATGCGCTGCGACTGCTCGACCAGCCCGACAGCAAGACCACTCTCAGCATCCTGACCACCTTCCAGACCCACATGCGCATCGTCTCCGTCCTGGCGGAGGCCTGGTCTGATCCATCAGCCCGCCGCTTCTCGATTCGCAGCTGGCTGCATCACCCAACGCGGTATCGCCCCCTGATCCTGCAGCACGACCCGGGCTATCCCGAGCTGTCGCGGATCTGGATCGGCAGCATGCTCGGCCTGCTCGCCTCGGCGGTGGGAAGCCCGACCCTCGCCGAAAGCCGCGAGCGGCGAGTCTGGCTGTTCCTCGACGAATTCCCGCAGCTGCCGCCAATCAAGCAGTTTCCGACCTTCCTCGAGCTTGGCCGCTCCAAGGGCGTTGCGGTCGTGATCGGAGCTCAGGACACGGCCCAGATCCGCGCCGTCTATGGTCAGGACCAGGCCAAGTCTTGGTTCGGCATGACCGGCACCAAGATCATCACCCGCATCAACGCCAGCGAAGCGGCTGAGGACATCAGCCGCCTCATCGGCGAGCAGGAGGTCGAGCGGAGAACGAAGAGCTCAACTCATACCGGGGGCAAGACCAGCGTCACCGAGAGCACCCAACGCGAGATGCGCCGGGTGATCACGGCATCAGAACTCGGCTCCCGTCTTGGCCCGACCAAGGACGGCGTACGAGTCCTGCTCGTCGGCCTTGGCGAGGACGTCTACGAGCTGGAGCTGCCCTATCTCAAGCTGCGGCAACTTCGGGAGCCTATCATGCCGGCGGATTGGACCCGGCCCTTTTCTGACAAGAGGCTCTCGCGACAAGACGGCGGAGAGGCCGGTCCAACTCCAACGCCACCATCAGCTCGCCTAACGAAGGACTTGGCGGCACAAATCCTCAAGCGGCGGGAGTGA